In Aquila chrysaetos chrysaetos chromosome 2, bAquChr1.4, whole genome shotgun sequence, the following are encoded in one genomic region:
- the OSTM1 gene encoding osteopetrosis-associated transmembrane protein 1, with product MAPLRCLLPLLPALALALGPAAGLARRPLALEALGEAEELAEELWGAGLPGDLPELEPECRRLLAAFAEGSAALTGCLGRRARPVRLCQACHRHYRRLLAQYGNIARAVGNSSESHNCAKSILTSDRLQIVVTLSEFFNETWEAANCANCLKNSSEGLSNSTVEFLDLFNKSLTCFEHNLQGQTIYLSPSNYTEVCKNCNETYKMLNDLYNNLQRMNRQGGESGHSAHLCIDVEDAMNITRKLWSRTFNCSVPCSDTVPVIAVSSFILFLPIVFYLSSFLHSKQKKRILILPKRIQSNASLVNIQEKYS from the exons ATGGCGCCGCTGCGCTgcctgctgccgctgctgccggCCCTGGCGCTCGCcctcggccccgccgccgggctggCGCGCCGGCCCCTGGCGCTGGAGGCGCTGGGCGAGGCGGAGGAGCTGGCGGAGGAGCTGTggggcgcggggctgcccgGCGACCTGCCCGAGCTGGAGCCCGAGTGCCGCCGCCTCCTCGCCGCCTTCGCGGAGGGCAGCGCGGCGCTGACGGGCTGCCTgggccgccgcgcccgcccggTGCGGCTCTGCCAGGCCTGCCACCGCCACTACCGCCGCCTCCTCGCACAGTACGGCAACATCGCCCGCGCCGTCGGG AATTCTTCTGAGAGCCACAATTGTGCCAAAAGCATCTTGACCTCAGACAGGCTGCAGATAGTTGTGACCCTTTCGGAGTTCTTTAATGAAACCTGGGAGGCAGCCAACTGTGCAA ATTGTTTAAAGAACAGCAGTGAGGGATTATCAAATTCTACTGTAGAATTCCTGGATTTATTCAATAAATCTCTGACATGTTTTGAACATAaccttcag GGACAAACCATCTATCTGTCACCAAGTAACTACACAGAAGTATGTAAAAACTGCAACGAAACCTACAAAATGTTGAATGACCTGTATAACAACTTGCAAAGGATGAACAGGCAAGGTGGTGAGTCTGGGCACTCGGCGCACTTGTGCATCGATGTGGAAGATGCA atgaACATCACTCGGAAGCTTTGGAGCAGGACTTTCAACTGTTCTGTTCCCTGCAGTGATACAGTCCCAGTGATTGCAGTTTCATCCTTTATTCTCTTCCTACCTATTGTTTTTTATCTTAGTAGCTTCCTTCACTCGAAGCAGAAGAAACGGATACTCATTTTGC cCAAGCGCATCCAGTCAAATGCCAGTCTTGTGAACatccaagaaaaatacagctga